The Vitis riparia cultivar Riparia Gloire de Montpellier isolate 1030 chromosome 10, EGFV_Vit.rip_1.0, whole genome shotgun sequence genome includes a region encoding these proteins:
- the LOC117923880 gene encoding LRR receptor-like serine/threonine-protein kinase GHR1 codes for MMKLCKLLLVSLLFVSAMGQLPSQDILALLEFKKGIKHDPTGYVLNSWNEESIDFNGCPSSWNGVVCNGVNVAGVVLDHQGLSADVDLSVFSNLTMLVKLSMSGNSISGKIPDNIGDLKSLEYLDLSDNLFFSALPPGIGKLANLKNLSLAGNNFSGSIPDSISGLESIQSLDFSRNSFSGDMAASLTKLTNLVSLNLSLNGFESKIPKGFELLSKLEILDLHGNMLSGHLDEEFLRFSSAIHVDFSGNMLVNSGLQKQNFLSGISSTVTYLNLSHNQLMGSLVSGGGPLELANLKVLDLSYNQLSGELPGFNFLYALEVLKLSNNRFTGFIPNDLLKGDPLVLTELDLSANNLSGLINMITSTTLNILNLSSNGLSGELPLLTGSCTVLDLSNNEFEGNLTKLLKWGNIEFLDLSQNRLTGAFPEETSQFLRLNYLNLSHNSLRSSLPKVLTLYPKLRVLDLSSNQFDGPLLADLLTLPTLQELYLENNLFAGAIEFSPPSVNSSLKFLDLSQNHLNGYFPDQFGSLTALQRLNLAANNLSGSLPASMSEMNSLSSLDISQNNFTGPLPNNFSNSLESFNASYNDLSGTVPENLRKFPSSSFFPGNSGLHLPGGPPGSTTSPSGFSKRKPIKTIIKVVIIVSCVVAVLIFILLAIFIHYFRLSRRSTQEHVTRKDIHKGAPQNPSGFNGRESGGALVVSAEDLLASRKGSSSEIISSDEKMAVVTGFSPSKTSQLSWSPESGDSFTAENLARLDVRSPDQLAGELHFLDDTITLTPEELSRAPAEVLGRSSHGTSYRATLENGVFLTVKWLREGVAKERKEFAKEAKKFANIRHPNVVGLRGYYWGPTQHEKLILSDYISPGNLASFLYDRPGRKGPPLTWAQRLKIAVDVARGLNYLHFDRAVPHGNLKATNILLDGPDLNARVADYCLHRLMTQAGTIEQILDAGVLGYRAPELAASKKPIPSFKSDVYAFGVVLLELLTGKCAGDVVSGEEGGVDLTDWVRLRVAEGRGLDCLDPAVAPEMGNPAAEKGLKEVLGIALRCIRSVSERPGIKTIYEDLSSI; via the exons ATGATGAAGCTCTGTAAACTTTTGTTGGTGTCCCTACTGTTTGTATCTGCAATGGGGCAGCTTCCATCACAGGACATTTTGGCACTGCTCGAGTTCAAGAAGGGAATCAAGCATGATCCAACTGGTTATGTGCTTAATTCATGGAATGAGGAGTCCATAGACTTCAATGGGTGCCCTTCCTCTTGGAATGGCGTTGTTTGTAATGGTGTCAATGTTGCTGGGGTGGTTCTTGATCACCAGGGTCTTTCTGCTGATGTTGATTTGAGTGTATTTTCGAATCTCACAATGCTGGTGAAACTCTCAATGTCAGGAAACTCCATTTCAGGCAAAATTCCTGATAACATTGGCGACTTAAAAAGCCTTGAGTATTTGGATCTCTCAGACAATCTGTTTTTCTCAGCTTTACCACCAGGGATTGGGAAGTTGGCAAATTTAAAGAACCTGTCATTAGCAGGCAACAACTTCTCTGGCTCAATTCCAGACTCAATTTCGGGGTTAGAATCAATCCAGTCTTTAGATTTCAGTCGCAACTCCTTTTCTGGTGATATGGCAGCATCATTGACAAAACTGACTAATTTGGTATCCCTTAATTTATCGCTAAAtgggtttgaaagtaaaattccAAAAGGTTTTGAGCTGCTTTCAAAACTTGAAATTCTTGACTTGCATGGGAATATGCTCAGTGGTCATCTGGATGAGGAATTCTTGCGATTTTCAAGTGCCATTCATGTTGACTTTAGTGGGAATATGCTAGTAAATTCTGGTTTGCAGAAACAGAATTTTTTATCCGGTATTTCTTCAACTGTTACGTATTTAAATCTTAGCCATAACCAGCTTATGGGATCACTTGTAAGTGGAGGTGGACCACTGGAACTTGCTAACTTGAAGGTGTTGGATTTGAGCTACAATCAACTATCTGGAGAATTACCTGGATTTAATTTTCTGTATGCCCTCGAGGTCCTCAAGCTCAGCAACAACAGATTTACTGGGTTTATCCCCAATGACCTGCTGAAAGGAGATCCTTTGGTTCTAACTGAATTGGATTTGAGTGCCAACAATCTTTCAG GGCTGATAAATATGATCACATCAACAACTTTGAACATCCTTAATCTCTCCTCAAATGGGCTCTCAGGAGAGCTTCCACTGCTGACTGGCAGCTGCACTGTACTGGACCTGTCAAATAATGAGTTTGAGGGAAACTTAACTAAATTGTTGAAATGGGGAAATATTGAATTTCTGGATCTCAGTCAGAATCGTTTGACAGGAGCTTTCCCTGAGGAAACCTCACAATTTCTCCGCCTAAATTACCTCAACCTCTCCCATAATTCTCTTAGGAGTTCTCTCCCAAAAGTTCTAACACTGTATCCCAAGCTTAGAGTCCTTGATCTTAGTTCTAACCAGTTTGATGGGCCGCTTTTGGCTGATCTGTTAACATTGCCCACATTGCAAGAACTCTACCTTGAGAACAATTTATTCGCTGGTGCGATTGAGTTTTCTCCTCCCTCAGTCAATTCTAGTCTAAAGTTTCTAGATCTCTCTCAAAACCATCTTAATGGCTATTTTCCTGATCAATTTGGTTCATTAACAGCACTTCAAAGGCTCAATCTTGCTGCAAACAATCTATCCGGTTCTCTGCCAGCATCCATGTCTGAGATGAACTCCCTAAGTTCATTAGACATATCCCAAAATAATTTCACAGGTCCTTTACCAAACAATTTTTCTAACAGCCTTGAAAGCTTTAATGCATCATACAACGATCTTTCTGGGACTGTTCCAGAAAACCTGAGGAAGTTCCCTAGTTCTTCTTTCTTCCCTGGAAATAGTGGATTGCATTTACCTGGTGGTCCTCCTGGGTCAACTACTTCTCCATCAGGTTTTTCCAAGAGGAAGCCAATCAAAACTATTATCAAGGTGGTGATAATAGTTTCTTGTGTGGTTGCTGTTCTCATTTTTATCCTGCTTGCCATCTTCATACACTATTTTCGTCTATCAAGGAGATCCACGCAGGAACATGTTACAAGGAAAGACATCCACAAAGGGGCTCCACAGAATCCCTCTGGCTTCAATGGAAGAGAAAGTGGTGGTGCTTTGGTTGTTTCAGCTGAGGATCTTTTGGCTTCACGGAAGGGATCGTCTTCTGAGATAATTAGCTCTGATGAGAAAATGGCAGTGGTAACTGGCTTCTCTCCGTCAAAAACCAGCCAATTATCTTGGTCCCCAGAGTCTGGTGATTCATTTACTGCCGAAAACCTTGCAAGACTTGATGTGAGGTCGCCAGATCAGTTGGCTGGTGAGCTGCATTTTCTTGATGATACAATCACATTGACACCTGAGGAGCTGTCAAGGGCCCCTGCTGAAGTGTTGGGTAGGAGCAGCCATGGAACTTCGTATAGGGCAACATTGGAGAATGGCGTCTTCTTGACTGTGAAGTGGTTGAGAGAAGGGGTGGCAAAAGAGAGAAAGGAGTTTGCTAAGGAGGCAAAAAAATTTGCAAACATCAGGCATCCAAATGTGGTTGGGTTGAGAGGATACTATTGGGGACCTACACAACATGAGAAGCTCATTCTTTCTGATTATATCTCACCCGGAAACCTTGCAAGCTTTCTTTATG ATCGACCAGGAAGGAAAGGGCCACCATTAACCTGGGCCCAGAGGCTCAAGATAGCTGTCGATGTTGCACGTGGCCTGAACTATCTCCATTTTGATCGTGCTGTGCCTCATGGAAACCTTAAAGCAACCAACATACTGTTAGATGGACCTGATCTTAATGCACGGGTTGCTGATTACTGCCTCCATCGCCTCATGACCCAGGCTGGCACCATTGAACAGATTCTTGATGCTGGGGTCCTAGGTTATCGTGCACCAGAGTTGGCTGCTTCCAAGAAGCCAATACCATCCTTCAAATCAGATGTTTATGCTTTTGGAGTGGTTCTGCTGGAACTTTTAACTGGCAAGTGTGCTGGTGATGTGGTCTCTGGTGAAGAGGGAGGGGTTGATTTGACAGATTGGGTGCGATTGAGGGTGGCAGAAGGTCGGGGATTAGATTGCTTGGATCCTGCAGTGGCACCTGAGATGGGAAATCCAGCAGCAGAGAAGGGGCTGAAGGAGGTGCTTGGAATCGCTCTTAGATGTATAAGATCTGTTTCTGAGAGGCCAGGTATCAAGACTATATATGAGGATCTTTCGTCTATATGA